From Strix aluco isolate bStrAlu1 chromosome 37, bStrAlu1.hap1, whole genome shotgun sequence, a single genomic window includes:
- the LOC141917334 gene encoding butyrophilin subfamily 1 member A1-like isoform X6 → MSRHLEPPHLGPFSPTPHKLPAAVGLQGPCWAPPDLQESPRSSGLPLIDQKCTILQFLLYFSHFSSRFAVPGWRLESKAKAKMNLCPGQRLVQPRPSHSSYPTASPQMRFPASPRGLLSSLVTLHVLRLGSDGFRVVAPVQPLRGTVGQDVVLPCHVSPRKDAQGLEIRWIRNRFSEMVHHYRNGEDQDGEQLRDYQGRTELVRAGLSNGSLDLRLLGLRPSDDGQYVCTVQDATSYGEATVDLEVGATGSVPQLSLEAYGDGGIRVRCRSAGWYPQPQVLWKDAGGQRLPSLSQRRSSDERGLFDVEDVTVVSGSGAGNFSCVVRNSRLEQEQEASLHISAPFFHDARPWMVALPVLLVLLAAVTGLGAWLWRRKVLQSRELEERDAALAERDKALAWRKFLLPENPDVVTLDPDTAHSQLVLSADRRRVTLGSARQELPDSPERFRNIHCVLGREGFRKGRHCWEVEVMGEVGGDSHWGVGVVKDSVKRDGNSGLKPDEGVWAVRHFREQFESHTSPPKALPQSLVPRRIWVCLDCAEGLVTFINAETGAEIFTFPPARFNRETLRPWFWLETENIQLCLRGGPPQPL, encoded by the exons ATGTCCCGGCACTTGGAGCCCCCCCATCTTGgccccttctcccccactccCCACAAGCTCCCGGCTGCTGtagggctgcagggaccctgctggGCTCCTCCAGACCTCCAGGAGTCACCACGAAGCTCTGGGCTTCCCCTGATCGACCAAAAATGCACAATATTACAattcctcctttatttttctcacttttcatcCAGATTTGCGGTGCCAGGGTGGAGGCTGGAATCTAAAGCAAAAGCGAAAATGAACCTTTGCCCTGGGCAAAGGTTGGTGCAGCCTCGTCCCTCCCACAGCTCGTACCCGACTG CTTCACCGCAGATGCGgttccccgccagccccaggggccTCCTGAGCAGTTTGGTGACTCTCCACGTGCTGCGGCTGGGATCAG aTGGCTTCAGAGTGGTGGCACCAGTCCAACCTCTCCGTGGCACCGTGGGGCAGGACGTCGTGCTGCCGTGTCACGTGTCCCCACGCAAGGATGCTCAGGGCCTGGAGATCCGCTGGATCCGGAATCGCTTCTCCGAAATGGTGCACCACTACCGGAACGGAGAGGACCAGGacggggagcagctgagggactaCCAGGGCAGGACAGAGTTGGTCAGAGCTGGTCTCTCCAACGGGAGCCTGGACCTGCGGCTCCTTGGGCTGAGACCCTCTGATGATGGCCAGTACGTCTGCACCGTGCAGGATGCTACCTCATACGGAGAAGCTACAGTGGACCTGGAGGTGGGAG CCACAGGCTCTGTCCCTCAGCTCTCTCTGGAGGCTTACGGGGACGGAGGCATCCGGGTGCGGTGTCGCTCGGCCGGCTGGTACCCGCAGCCGCAGGTGCTCTGGAAAGATGCCGGCGGGCAGCGTCTGCCCTCGCTCTCGCAGCGACGTTCCTCTGACGAGCGGGGCCTGTTCGACGTCGAGGACGTCACCGTCGTGAGCGGGAGCGGAGCCGGGAACTTCTCCTGCGTGGTGAGGAACAGCcgcctggagcaggagcaggaggcgtCCCTGCACATCTCGG CTCCCTTCTTCCACGACGCGCGTCCCTGGATGgtggctctgcctgtgctcctcGTGCTCTTGGCGGCGGTAACGGGCCTCGGCGCTTGGCTGTGGAGAAGGAAAG TGCTGCAGTCCCGAGAGCTGG aggAACGAGACGCGGCACTGG cGGAACGAGACAAGGCCCTGG CCTGGAGGAAGTTTCTGCTCCCAGAAAATCCAG aTGTGGTGACCCTGGACCCGGACACGGCTCATTCCCAACTCGTCCTCTCAGCGGATCGCAGACGGGTGACATTGGGAAGTGCCCGGCAGGAGCTGCCCGACAGCCCAGAGAGATTTAGGAATATTCACTGCGTGCTGGGCCGGGAGGGGTTCAGGAAGGGGCGGCACTGCTGGGAGGTGGAGGTGATGGGGGAGGTGGGAGGTGATTCCCACTGGGGTGTGGGGGTGGTCAAGGACTCTGTGAAGAGGGATGGAAATTCGGGCCTGAAACCTGATGAAGGGGTCTGGGCCGTGCGGCACTTTAGGGAGCAGTTTGAGTCTCACACGTCTCCTCCCAAGGCCCTGCCCCAGTCCCTGGTGCCCAGGAGGATCTGGGTCTGTCTGGACTGCGCAGAGGGGCTGGTGACGTTCATCAACGCCGAGACCGGGGCTGAGATCTTCACCTTCCCACCAGCCCGGTTCAACAGGGAGACCCTCCGcccctggttttggctggagaCAGAGAACATCCAGCTGTGCCTCAgggggggccccccccagcccctctga
- the LOC141917334 gene encoding butyrophilin subfamily 1 member A1-like isoform X5, translated as MSRHLEPPHLGPFSPTPHKLPAAVGLQGPCWAPPDLQESPRSSGLPLIDQKCTILQFLLYFSHFSSRFAVPGWRLESKAKAKMNLCPGQRLVQPRPSHSSYPTASPQMRFPASPRGLLSSLVTLHVLRLGSDGFRVVAPVQPLRGTVGQDVVLPCHVSPRKDAQGLEIRWIRNRFSEMVHHYRNGEDQDGEQLRDYQGRTELVRAGLSNGSLDLRLLGLRPSDDGQYVCTVQDATSYGEATVDLEVGATGSVPQLSLEAYGDGGIRVRCRSAGWYPQPQVLWKDAGGQRLPSLSQRRSSDERGLFDVEDVTVVSGSGAGNFSCVVRNSRLEQEQEASLHISAPFFHDARPWMVALPVLLVLLAAVTGLGAWLWRRKVLQSRELEKRAAALGEQAALLEERDAALGEQAALLEERDAALAERDKALAWRKFLLPENPDVVTLDPDTAHSQLVLSADRRRVTLGSARQELPDSPERFRNIHCVLGREGFRKGRHCWEVEVMGEVGGDSHWGVGVVKDSVKRDGNSGLKPDEGVWAVRHFREQFESHTSPPKALPQSLVPRRIWVCLDCAEGLVTFINAETGAEIFTFPPARFNRETLRPWFWLETENIQLCLRGGPPQPL; from the exons ATGTCCCGGCACTTGGAGCCCCCCCATCTTGgccccttctcccccactccCCACAAGCTCCCGGCTGCTGtagggctgcagggaccctgctggGCTCCTCCAGACCTCCAGGAGTCACCACGAAGCTCTGGGCTTCCCCTGATCGACCAAAAATGCACAATATTACAattcctcctttatttttctcacttttcatcCAGATTTGCGGTGCCAGGGTGGAGGCTGGAATCTAAAGCAAAAGCGAAAATGAACCTTTGCCCTGGGCAAAGGTTGGTGCAGCCTCGTCCCTCCCACAGCTCGTACCCGACTG CTTCACCGCAGATGCGgttccccgccagccccaggggccTCCTGAGCAGTTTGGTGACTCTCCACGTGCTGCGGCTGGGATCAG aTGGCTTCAGAGTGGTGGCACCAGTCCAACCTCTCCGTGGCACCGTGGGGCAGGACGTCGTGCTGCCGTGTCACGTGTCCCCACGCAAGGATGCTCAGGGCCTGGAGATCCGCTGGATCCGGAATCGCTTCTCCGAAATGGTGCACCACTACCGGAACGGAGAGGACCAGGacggggagcagctgagggactaCCAGGGCAGGACAGAGTTGGTCAGAGCTGGTCTCTCCAACGGGAGCCTGGACCTGCGGCTCCTTGGGCTGAGACCCTCTGATGATGGCCAGTACGTCTGCACCGTGCAGGATGCTACCTCATACGGAGAAGCTACAGTGGACCTGGAGGTGGGAG CCACAGGCTCTGTCCCTCAGCTCTCTCTGGAGGCTTACGGGGACGGAGGCATCCGGGTGCGGTGTCGCTCGGCCGGCTGGTACCCGCAGCCGCAGGTGCTCTGGAAAGATGCCGGCGGGCAGCGTCTGCCCTCGCTCTCGCAGCGACGTTCCTCTGACGAGCGGGGCCTGTTCGACGTCGAGGACGTCACCGTCGTGAGCGGGAGCGGAGCCGGGAACTTCTCCTGCGTGGTGAGGAACAGCcgcctggagcaggagcaggaggcgtCCCTGCACATCTCGG CTCCCTTCTTCCACGACGCGCGTCCCTGGATGgtggctctgcctgtgctcctcGTGCTCTTGGCGGCGGTAACGGGCCTCGGCGCTTGGCTGTGGAGAAGGAAAG TGCTGCAGTCCCGAGAGCTGG agaaACGAGCAGCAGCACTGG ggGAACAAGCTGCACTCTTGG aggAACGAGACGCGGCACTGG ggGAACAAGCTGCACTCTTGG agGAACGAGACGCGGCACTGG cGGAACGAGACAAGGCCCTGG CCTGGAGGAAGTTTCTGCTCCCAGAAAATCCAG aTGTGGTGACCCTGGACCCGGACACGGCTCATTCCCAACTCGTCCTCTCAGCGGATCGCAGACGGGTGACATTGGGAAGTGCCCGGCAGGAGCTGCCCGACAGCCCAGAGAGATTTAGGAATATTCACTGCGTGCTGGGCCGGGAGGGGTTCAGGAAGGGGCGGCACTGCTGGGAGGTGGAGGTGATGGGGGAGGTGGGAGGTGATTCCCACTGGGGTGTGGGGGTGGTCAAGGACTCTGTGAAGAGGGATGGAAATTCGGGCCTGAAACCTGATGAAGGGGTCTGGGCCGTGCGGCACTTTAGGGAGCAGTTTGAGTCTCACACGTCTCCTCCCAAGGCCCTGCCCCAGTCCCTGGTGCCCAGGAGGATCTGGGTCTGTCTGGACTGCGCAGAGGGGCTGGTGACGTTCATCAACGCCGAGACCGGGGCTGAGATCTTCACCTTCCCACCAGCCCGGTTCAACAGGGAGACCCTCCGcccctggttttggctggagaCAGAGAACATCCAGCTGTGCCTCAgggggggccccccccagcccctctga
- the LOC141917340 gene encoding butyrophilin subfamily 1 member A1-like, producing the protein MRFPASPRGLLSYLVTLHVLRLGSGGFVVVGPGHPLRGTVGQDVVLPCHVSPRKDAQGLEIRWIRNRFSEMVHHYRNGEDQDGEQLRDYQGRTELVRAGLSNGSLDLRLLGLRPSDDGQYVCTVQDAGTYREATVDLEVAATGSVPQLSLEAYGDGGIRVRCRSAGWYPQPQVLWKDAGGQRLPSLSQRRSSDERGLFDVEDVTVVSGSGAGNFSCVVRNSRLEQEQEASLHISAPFFHDARPWMVALPVLLVLLAAVTGLGAWLWRRKVLQSRELEKRDAALGEQAALLAWRMFLLPENPDVVTLDPDTAHSQLVLSADRRRVNLGSARQELPDIPQRFRDCCCLLGQEGFSEGRHCWEVEIEVGEKVGDDARWAVGVAKDSVERKGHMELTPDGGVWAVRRCKGQFVSLTSPRNELSPVPRRIWVCLDCAEGSVTFVSAETGAEIFTFPPGSLNGEIFHPWFWLETENTELCLSGGPPQPLCPPPIPTAAPSSSCPSPDTPPSPLLGPAAADAPLSPAPAQGAEGH; encoded by the exons ATGCGgttccccgccagccccaggggccTCCTGAGCTATTTGGTGACTCTCCACGTGCTGCGGCTGGGATCAG gTGGCTTCGTAGTGGTGGGACCAGGCCACCCTCTCCGTGGCACCGTGGGGCAGGACGTCGTGCTGCCGTGTCACGTGTCCCCACGCAAGGATGCTCAGGGCCTGGAGATCCGCTGGATCCGGAATCGCTTCTCCGAAATGGTGCACCACTACCGGAACGGAGAGGACCAGGacggggagcagctgagggactaCCAGGGCAGGACAGAGTTGGTCAGAGCTGGTCTCTCCAACGGGAGCCTGGACCTGCGGCTCCTTGGGCTGAGACCCTCTGATGATGGCCAGTACGTCTGCACCGTGCAGGATGCTGGCACTTATCGCGAAGCTACAGTGGACCTGGAGGTGGCAG CCACAGGCTCCGTCCCTCAGCTCTCTCTGGAGGCTTACGGGGACGGAGGCATCCGGGTGCGGTGTCGCTCGGCCGGCTGGTACCCGCAGCCGCAGGTGCTCTGGAAAGATGCCGGCGGGCAGCGTCTGCCCTCGCTCTCGCAGCGACGTTCCTCTGACGAGCGGGGCCTGTTCGACGTCGAGGACGTCACCGTCGTGAGCGGGAGCGGAGCCGGGAACTTCTCCTGCGTGGTGAGGAACAGCcgcctggagcaggagcaggaggcgtCCCTGCACATCTCGG CTCCCTTCTTCCACGACGCGCGTCCCTGGATGgtggctctgcctgtgctcctcGTGCTCTTGGCGGCGGTAACGGGCCTCGGCGCTTGGCTGTGGAGAAGGAAAG TGCTGCAGTCCCGAGAGCTGG agaaACGAGACGCGGCACTGG ggGAACAAGCTGCACTCTTGG CCTGGAGAATGTTTCTGCTCCCGGAAAATCCAG aTGTGGTGACCCTGGACCCGGACACGGCTCATTCCCAACTCGTCCTCTCAGCGGATCGCAGACGGGTGAATTTGGGAAGTGCCCGGCAGGAGCTGCCCGACATCCCGCAGAGATTTAGGGATTGTTGCTGCCTGCTGGGCCAGGAGGGGTTCAGCGAGGGGCGGCACTGCTGGGAGGTGGAGATAGAGGTTGGGGAGAAGGTGGGAGATGATGCGCGGTGGGCTGTGGGGGTGGCGAAGGACTCTGTGGAGAGGAAGGGGCACATGGAGCTGACGCCTGACGGAGGGGTCTGGGCCGTGCGGCGCTGCAAAGGACAATTTGTGTCTCTCACGTCGCCTCGCAACGAGCTGTCCCCAGTGCCCAGAAGGATCTGGGTGTGTCTGGACTGCGCAGAGGGGTCAGTGACTTTCGTCAGTGCCGAGACGGGGGCTGAGATCTTCACCTTCCCACCAGGCTCCTTGAACGGGGAGATCTTCCAcccctggttttggctggagaCAGAGAACACTGAGCTGTGCCTCAGcgggggccccccccagcccctctgcccccctcccatccccaccgcagcccccagcagctcctgcccttctccagacactcccccctctcctctcctcgggCCCGCGGCAGCAGATGCCCCtctcagccctgccccagcccagggggCAGAGGGGCACTGA